One window from the genome of Anolis sagrei isolate rAnoSag1 chromosome 4, rAnoSag1.mat, whole genome shotgun sequence encodes:
- the PABPC1 gene encoding polyadenylate-binding protein 1 isoform X1, protein MNPSAPSYPMASLYVGDLHPDVTEAMLYEKFSPAGPILSIRVCRDMITRRSLGYAYVNFQQPADAERALDTMNFDVIKGKPVRIMWSQRDPSLRKSGVGNIFIKNLDKSIDNKALYDTFSAFGNILSCKVVCDENGSKGYGFVHFETQEAAERAIEKMNGMLLNDRKVFVGRFKSRKEREAELGARAKEFTNVYIKNFGEDMDDERLKELFGKFGPALSVKVMTDESGKSKGFGFVSFERHEDAQKAVDEMNGKELNGKQIYVGRAQKKVERQTELKRKFEQMKQDRITRYQGVNLYVKNLDDGIDDERLRKEFSPFGTITSAKVMMEGGRSKGFGFVCFSSPEEATKAVTEMNGRIVATKPLYVALAQRKEERQAHLTNQYMQRMASVRAVPNPVINPYQPAPPSGYFMAAIPQTQNRAAYYPTSQLAQLRPSPRWTAQGARPHPFQNMPGAIRPAAPRPPFSTMRPASSQVPRVMSTQRVANTSTQTMGPRPAAAAAAATPAVRTGPQYKYAAGVRNPQQHLNTQPQVAMQQPAVHVQGQEPLTASMLASAPPQEQKQMLGERLFPLIQAMHPTLAGKITGMLLEIDNSELLHMLESPESLRSKVDEAVAVLQAHQAKEAAQKAVNNPAGVPSV, encoded by the exons ATGAACCCCAGCGCCCCCAGCTACCCGATGGCCTCGCTCTACGTGGGGGACCTGCACCCCGACGTCACCGAGGCCATGCTCTACGAGAAGTTCAGCCCCGCCGGGCCCATCCTCTCCATCCGCGTCTGCCGAGACATGATCACCCGGCGCTCCCTCGGATACGCCTACGTCAACTTCCAGCAGCCCGCCGACG ctGAGAGAGCATTAGATACCATGAATTTTGATGTCATTAAAGGGAAGCCAGTGCGTATCATGTGGTCTCAGCGTGATCCGTCTCTACGTAAGAGTGGTGTTGGTAACATCTTTATCAAAAATTTGGACAAATCAATTGACAATAAAGCTTTGTAtgacacattttctgcttttggGAACATCCTCTCTTGTAAG GTTGTGTGTGATGAAAATGGATCCAAAGGCTATGGATTTGTACACTTTGAAACACAAGAAGCTGCAGAAAGAGCTATTGAAAAAATGAATGGAATGCTTCTTAATGATCGCAAAGT ATTTGTTGGAAGGTTTAAATCTCGTAAAGAGCGTGAAGCAGAGCTCGGAGCTCGTGCGAAGGAGTTCACTAATGTTTATATCAAGAATTTTGGAGAAGATATGGATGATGAGCGACTTAAGGAACTCTTTGGCAAGTTTG GACCTGCCTTGAGTGTGAAAGTTATGACTGATGAGAGTGGAAAATCCAAAGGCTTTGGTTTTGTCAGTTTTGAAAGACATGAGGATGCCCAGAAA GCAGTCGATGAGATGAACGGAAAAGAACTCAATGGAAAACAAATATATGTTGGCAGAGCTCAGAAAAAAGTAGAAAGGCAAACAGAGCTGAAGCGTAAATTTGAACAAATGAAGCAGGACAGGATCACCAGATACCAG GGTGTAAACCTTTATGTGAAAAATTTAGATGATGGAATTGACGATGAACGCCTACGTAAAGAATTTTCACCATTTGGCACAATTACTAGTGCAAAG gTCATGATGGAAGGCGGGCGCAGCAAAGGTTTTGGGTTTGTCTGCTTTTCTTCACCAGAAGAGGCAACAAAAGCAGTAACAGAAATGAATGGTAGAATTGTGGCTACCAAACCCCTCTATGTAGCCTTAGCCCAGCGTAAAGAAGAACGCCAGGCACACCTCACCAACCAGTACATGCAGAGGATGGCCAGTGTAAGAGCAGTGCCCAATCCAGTCATCAATCCTTACCAGCCTGCACCACCTTCAGGTTACTTCATGGCCGCCATTCCACAG ACTCAGAACCGTGCTGCATATTATCCTACTAGCCAACTGGCCCAGCTTAGACCAAGTCCTCGCTGGACTGCTCAGGGTGCTAGGCCACATC CCTTCCAGAATATGCCAGGTGCCATCCGCCCTGCAGCTCCCAGACCCCCATTCAGTACCATGAGGCCAGCTTCATCACAGGTTCCACGCGTCATGTCCACACAACGTGTtg CAAACACATCAACTCAAACCATGGGTCCACgtccagctgctgctgctgctgcggctaCTCCAGCTGTGCGCACTGGTCCACAATATAAGTACGCTGCAGGTGTTCGCAATCCTCAGCAGCATCTTAACACACAACCCCAAGTTGCTATGCAGCAG CCCGCTGTCCATGTTCAGGGCCAAGAACCTTTGACTGCTTCCATGTTGGCTTCTGCTCCTCCACAAGAGCAAAAGCAGATGCTGG GTGAACGCCTGTTCCCCCTGATTCAAGCCATGCACCCCACTCTGGCGGGCAAAATCACTGGTATGCTGTTAGAGATTGATAACTCCGAACTCCTCCATATGCTTGAGTCTCCTGAATCTCTTCGTTCAAAG GTTGACGAAGCTGTAGCTGTACTGCAAGCCCATCAAGCTAAAGAAGCTGCCCAGAAAGCAGTTAACAACCCAGCGGGTGTTCCAAGCGTCTAA
- the PABPC1 gene encoding polyadenylate-binding protein 1 isoform X2, with translation MNPSAPSYPMASLYVGDLHPDVTEAMLYEKFSPAGPILSIRVCRDMITRRSLGYAYVNFQQPADAERALDTMNFDVIKGKPVRIMWSQRDPSLRKSGVGNIFIKNLDKSIDNKALYDTFSAFGNILSCKVVCDENGSKGYGFVHFETQEAAERAIEKMNGMLLNDRKVFVGRFKSRKEREAELGARAKEFTNVYIKNFGEDMDDERLKELFGPALSVKVMTDESGKSKGFGFVSFERHEDAQKAVDEMNGKELNGKQIYVGRAQKKVERQTELKRKFEQMKQDRITRYQGVNLYVKNLDDGIDDERLRKEFSPFGTITSAKVMMEGGRSKGFGFVCFSSPEEATKAVTEMNGRIVATKPLYVALAQRKEERQAHLTNQYMQRMASVRAVPNPVINPYQPAPPSGYFMAAIPQTQNRAAYYPTSQLAQLRPSPRWTAQGARPHPFQNMPGAIRPAAPRPPFSTMRPASSQVPRVMSTQRVANTSTQTMGPRPAAAAAAATPAVRTGPQYKYAAGVRNPQQHLNTQPQVAMQQPAVHVQGQEPLTASMLASAPPQEQKQMLGERLFPLIQAMHPTLAGKITGMLLEIDNSELLHMLESPESLRSKVDEAVAVLQAHQAKEAAQKAVNNPAGVPSV, from the exons ATGAACCCCAGCGCCCCCAGCTACCCGATGGCCTCGCTCTACGTGGGGGACCTGCACCCCGACGTCACCGAGGCCATGCTCTACGAGAAGTTCAGCCCCGCCGGGCCCATCCTCTCCATCCGCGTCTGCCGAGACATGATCACCCGGCGCTCCCTCGGATACGCCTACGTCAACTTCCAGCAGCCCGCCGACG ctGAGAGAGCATTAGATACCATGAATTTTGATGTCATTAAAGGGAAGCCAGTGCGTATCATGTGGTCTCAGCGTGATCCGTCTCTACGTAAGAGTGGTGTTGGTAACATCTTTATCAAAAATTTGGACAAATCAATTGACAATAAAGCTTTGTAtgacacattttctgcttttggGAACATCCTCTCTTGTAAG GTTGTGTGTGATGAAAATGGATCCAAAGGCTATGGATTTGTACACTTTGAAACACAAGAAGCTGCAGAAAGAGCTATTGAAAAAATGAATGGAATGCTTCTTAATGATCGCAAAGT ATTTGTTGGAAGGTTTAAATCTCGTAAAGAGCGTGAAGCAGAGCTCGGAGCTCGTGCGAAGGAGTTCACTAATGTTTATATCAAGAATTTTGGAGAAGATATGGATGATGAGCGACTTAAGGAACTCTTTG GACCTGCCTTGAGTGTGAAAGTTATGACTGATGAGAGTGGAAAATCCAAAGGCTTTGGTTTTGTCAGTTTTGAAAGACATGAGGATGCCCAGAAA GCAGTCGATGAGATGAACGGAAAAGAACTCAATGGAAAACAAATATATGTTGGCAGAGCTCAGAAAAAAGTAGAAAGGCAAACAGAGCTGAAGCGTAAATTTGAACAAATGAAGCAGGACAGGATCACCAGATACCAG GGTGTAAACCTTTATGTGAAAAATTTAGATGATGGAATTGACGATGAACGCCTACGTAAAGAATTTTCACCATTTGGCACAATTACTAGTGCAAAG gTCATGATGGAAGGCGGGCGCAGCAAAGGTTTTGGGTTTGTCTGCTTTTCTTCACCAGAAGAGGCAACAAAAGCAGTAACAGAAATGAATGGTAGAATTGTGGCTACCAAACCCCTCTATGTAGCCTTAGCCCAGCGTAAAGAAGAACGCCAGGCACACCTCACCAACCAGTACATGCAGAGGATGGCCAGTGTAAGAGCAGTGCCCAATCCAGTCATCAATCCTTACCAGCCTGCACCACCTTCAGGTTACTTCATGGCCGCCATTCCACAG ACTCAGAACCGTGCTGCATATTATCCTACTAGCCAACTGGCCCAGCTTAGACCAAGTCCTCGCTGGACTGCTCAGGGTGCTAGGCCACATC CCTTCCAGAATATGCCAGGTGCCATCCGCCCTGCAGCTCCCAGACCCCCATTCAGTACCATGAGGCCAGCTTCATCACAGGTTCCACGCGTCATGTCCACACAACGTGTtg CAAACACATCAACTCAAACCATGGGTCCACgtccagctgctgctgctgctgcggctaCTCCAGCTGTGCGCACTGGTCCACAATATAAGTACGCTGCAGGTGTTCGCAATCCTCAGCAGCATCTTAACACACAACCCCAAGTTGCTATGCAGCAG CCCGCTGTCCATGTTCAGGGCCAAGAACCTTTGACTGCTTCCATGTTGGCTTCTGCTCCTCCACAAGAGCAAAAGCAGATGCTGG GTGAACGCCTGTTCCCCCTGATTCAAGCCATGCACCCCACTCTGGCGGGCAAAATCACTGGTATGCTGTTAGAGATTGATAACTCCGAACTCCTCCATATGCTTGAGTCTCCTGAATCTCTTCGTTCAAAG GTTGACGAAGCTGTAGCTGTACTGCAAGCCCATCAAGCTAAAGAAGCTGCCCAGAAAGCAGTTAACAACCCAGCGGGTGTTCCAAGCGTCTAA